From Cricetulus griseus strain 17A/GY chromosome 1 unlocalized genomic scaffold, alternate assembly CriGri-PICRH-1.0 chr1_0, whole genome shotgun sequence, a single genomic window includes:
- the LOC100770851 gene encoding lymphocyte antigen 6G6e, protein MGPSRAFLCILFLSGALGLTTSSTRGRLQCYACSFAKPCYPVLTECQEDEVCGVSVGTSDQKKEDVIERKGCLPRAQCPLLGHAIYWSQSYALRHHCCEQDLCNTAPSGRLPSLPLATLLLLAWGAHIFLCL, encoded by the exons ATGGGCCCCTCCAGAGCCTTCCTCTGCATCCTGTTCCTCTCTGGGGCACTGG GTCTCACCACTTCCTCGACCAGGGGACGACTCCAGTGTTATGCTTGCAGCTTTGCCAAGCCCTGCTACCCCGTTCTCACAGAGTGCCAGGAAGATGAGGTGTGTGGAGTCAGTGTTGGCACTTCAG ACCAGAAGAAGGAAGACGTCATCGAGCGGAAAGGCTGCCTCCCTAGggcccagtgccctcttctgggccaTGCCATCTACTGGTCACAGTCCTATGCTCTCCGACACCACTGTTGTGAGCAGGACCTGTGCAACACTGCTCCCTCAGGGCGACTCCCAAGCCTTCCCCTTGCCACCCTGCTACTCCTTGCCTGGGGAGCACATATCTTTCTCTGCCTGTGA
- the Ly6g6d gene encoding lymphocyte antigen 6 complex locus protein G6d, with amino-acid sequence MNPQLAGILLCALVGAALGHRARCYDCGGGPSSSCKQTVITCGEGERCGFLDRKPNAGQAKQPSMTLSQHHPACVATHHCNQVDIESVGGVTVTTHKNCCVGDLCNSAVASSLTPLCILAAAVTTLAWLLPGL; translated from the exons ATGAACCCCCAGTTGGCCGGGATCCTGCTCTGCGCCCTGGTAGGCGCTGCCTTGG GACACCGCGCGCGGTGCTATGACTGCGGTGGCGGCCCCAGCAGCTCCTGCAAACAGACGGTGATCACCTGTGGTGAGGGTGAGCGCTGCGGCTTTCTGGACCGCAAACCCAACGCAGGACAAGCCAAGCAAC CCTCCATGACCCTCAGCCAGCACCACCCAGCCTGTGTGGCCACCCATCACTGCAATCAAGTGGACATAGAGTCGGTAGGAGGCGTGACCGTCACAACACACAAAAACTGCTGCGTCGGAGACCTGTGCAACAGTGCCGTGGCGAGCTCCCTGACCCCTCTCTGCATCCTGGCTGCAGCTGTTACCACCCTGGCCTGGCTCTTACCAGGACTGTAG